In Anomalospiza imberbis isolate Cuckoo-Finch-1a 21T00152 unplaced genomic scaffold, ASM3175350v1 scaffold_444, whole genome shotgun sequence, one genomic interval encodes:
- the LOC137466825 gene encoding LOW QUALITY PROTEIN: 6-phosphogluconolactonase-like (The sequence of the model RefSeq protein was modified relative to this genomic sequence to represent the inferred CDS: deleted 1 base in 1 codon), with protein MAAVSVFPSPQELGAALARSVAEAAAEAVASGGRFTLGLSGGSLVPLLARELPPALSAVPGADPSRWLVAFCDERLVPPEHPESTGGAYRSQLLSQFAPPGPQVLWVTPGLGPAEAARDYEEQLRRAFPGEATPQFDLLLLGVGPDGHTCSLFPGHALLQEQNSLVSFLLDSPKPPPQRVTMTLPLLNSAKSLLLVATGAAKAPVLKRILERREEQPLPAARLRPRSGRLRWLLDQEAAKELQIPLEHRP; from the exons ATGGCGGCCGTGTCGGTGTTCCCGTCCCCGCAGGAGCTCGGCGCGGCCCTGGCGCGGTCGGTGGCGGAGGCGGCGGCCGAGGCGGTGGCGAGCGGCGGCCGCTTCACGCTGGGGCTGTCCGGGGGCTCGCTGGTGCCGCTGCTGGCGCGGGAGCTGCCGCCCGCCCTCAGCGCGGTTCCCGGCGCCGACCCCTCGCGCTGGCTCGTGGCGTTCTGCGACGAGCGCCTGGTGCCGCCCGAGCACCCCGAGAGCACCGGCGGCGCCTACCGG tcccagctgctgtcccagtttgctccccccGGCCCCCAGGTGCTCTGGGTCACCCCCGGGCTGGGCCCGGCCGAGGCCGCCCGGGACTACGAGGAGCAGCTGAGAAGG GCGTTCCCGGGCGAGGCCACGCCCCAGTTtgacctgctgctgctgggggtgggGCCGGACGGACACACCTGCTCACTGTTCCCGGGCCACGCCCTGCTCCAG GAGCAGAATTCCCTGGTTTCCTTCCTGCTGGACTCCCCCAAGCCGCCGCCCCAGCGGGTGACGATGACGCTGCCGCTGCTCAACTCGGCCAAGTCCCTGCTGCTCGTGGCCACCGGCGCCGCCAAGGCCCCCGTGCTCAAG CGCATTTTGGAGCGGCGCGAGGAGCAGCCGCTGCCG GCCGCGCGGCTCCGGCCGCGCTCGGGGCGGCTCCGCTGGCTCCTGGACCAGGAGGCGGCCAAGGAGCTGCAGATCCCCCTGGAACATCGGCCTTGA